The Hemiscyllium ocellatum isolate sHemOce1 chromosome 7, sHemOce1.pat.X.cur, whole genome shotgun sequence genome window below encodes:
- the LOC132817306 gene encoding C-X-C chemokine receptor type 2-like, with the protein MEAIKIKVDDLPDIFKNYTDFENYIPVPDVSPCLPFINSHSNNVVIAVFNSLVCFLAVTGNIIVMTVLLYNQQTISSTDIYLLHLAVADLLFAMTLPFWAVDAVSGWVFGDTMCKIISMLQEVNFYSGILLLACISIDRYLSIVHATLAHKQKRPFLIKLICATVWGLAIALSLPILFKGEYKPEGFNRIICHELLDGASAEKWRVITRLLRHVIGFLIPLAVMVFCYSVTIWKLCQTRGFLKHKAMKVIIVVVLAFLICWFPHNITVFIDTLMRSKLIAETCNFRNNVDQALSATQILGFLHSCINPILYAFIGVKFRSNLIKLLVSKGIIEQNEKSHERSIPISVSEFTSVNI; encoded by the coding sequence ATGGAGGCAATAAAGATAAAGGTGGATGATTTGCCTGATATTTTCAAAAACTACACGGATTTTGAGAACTACATTCCTGTTCCCGATGTGTCACCTTGTCTACCATTCATTAACAGTCATTCCAACAATGTTGTAATTGCTGTTTTCAATAGCCTGGTGTGCTTCCTCGCTGTGACAGGGAACATTATCGTAATGACTGTCCTACTTTATAATCAACAGACCATCTCATCCACAGATATCTACCTGCTTCATCTGGCAGTGGCTGACCTGCTCTTTGCCATGACCTTGCCTTTTTGGGCAGTGGATGCTGTATCCGGCTGGGTGTTTGGTGATACCATGTGTAAAATCATCAGCATGTTACAGGAAGTTAACTTCTACAGTGGGATTTTATTGCTAGCTTGTATCAGTATTGATCGCTATCTGTCCATTGTCCATGCCACACTAGCCCACAAACAGAAGAGACCATTTCTAATTAAGCTGATTTGTGCTACTGTTTGGGGGTTAGCCATTGCTTTGTCTTTACCTATTCTGTTCAAAGGTGAATATAAACCCGAGGGCTTCAACAGAATTATATGTCATGAGCTGCTTGATGGTGCATCAGCTGAAAAATGGAGAGTGATCACTCGGCTTTTGAGGCATGTAATTGGATTTCTTATCCCATTGGCCGTCATGGTTTTCTGCTACAGTGTGACGATTTGGAAACTGTGTCAAACTAGGGGGTTTCTGAAACATAAAGCCATGAAAGTTATCATCGTGGTGGTGTTGGCTTTTCTCATTTGTTGGTTCCCACACAATATCACTGTGTTCATTGACACACTGATGAGGAGCAAACTCATTGCTGAGACTTGTAACTTCCGCAATAATGTCGACCAGGCTCTGTCTGCAACTCAGATCTTGGGGTTTCTGCACAGTTGCATTAATCCAATCTTATACGCATTCATTGGGGTGAAATTCAGGAGTAACCTGATCAAACTCCTGGTTTCAAAAGGAATCATTGAACAAAATGAAAAATCACATGAAAGATCGATACCCATCTCTGTCTCTGAATTCACTTCAGTCAACATATAG